One Carettochelys insculpta isolate YL-2023 chromosome 15, ASM3395843v1, whole genome shotgun sequence DNA window includes the following coding sequences:
- the KCNMB1 gene encoding calcium-activated potassium channel subunit beta-1, producing MLMKKVVTIQKRGETRALFLGLGMVVCSMMMYFFIGVTIVPFYTESVWTKETTCKVLNANIKDEAQCLFNNGAGNVNNFPYPCLEVLVDLNFSGQEVMLYHTEDTHRRNPKCSYIPKNLKNDTEVKMLLKEVAEKFRKSRPFPCYYDPEGRQTSALFTRLYPTKDLLFPFLWPSFMLTGGVLIIIMVKVSQYVSVLSAWQHRTNL from the exons ATGCTGATGAAAAAAGTGGTGACAATCCAGAAGCGAGGGGAGACCAGGGCATTATTCCTGGGACTAGGAATGGTTGTGTGCTCCATGATGATGTATTTTTTTATTGGTGTCACAATTGTACCATTCTACACAGAAAG CGTTTGGACCAAAGAAACTACCTGCAAAGTGCTCAATGCCAACATCAAGGATGAAGCCCAGTGCTTGTTCAACAATGGTGCAGGCAATGTAAACAATTTCCCGTATCCCTGTTTAGAGGTACTGGTTGATTTGAACTTCTCAGGACAAGAGGTTATGCTCTATCATACTGAAGATACACATAGAAGAAACCCCAAG TGCTCCTATATTCCAAAAAACTTGAAGAACGACACAGAAGTTAAAATGCTGCTCAAAGAGGTTGCAGAAAAGTTCAGAAAGTCTCGGCCTTTCCCTTGTTATTACGACCCAGAAGGAAGACAGACAAGTGCCCTTTTCACAAGGCTCTACCCAACAAAAGACcttctcttccctttcctctggCCTTCCTTTATGTTGACTGGTGGAGTGCTGATTATCATCATGGTGAAAGTCAGTCAATATGTTTCTGTACTTTCTGCTTGGCAACACAGAACTAACCTGTAA